The following are from one region of the Rosistilla carotiformis genome:
- a CDS encoding HEAT repeat domain-containing protein has translation MNGNRIIRNRLCVLISSLILASASGLSAQEAEWIWAPGFKQDSIPEGRECYFRKSFNVRAQVTGRVTIAADDEYELYVNGRLVGSGSSARKLDEFNITRFLAIGRNVVAVKVSNLRGSTAALAARVQIQAATGGQWFSFSSDETWVVANAAQPMWQTALYNDRRWLKAQSFGQLGSTIPWDRQADVVAEKSHHDSERFMIQPGFTVQRVFDSKEVGSVIAMAFNEFGHIIASQENGPLLLIFDRDGDSIPEEVRTYCDKVESCQGILALNGEVFVTGYGPEGAGMYRLSDRDRNGTLEEVRLIVKFEGSPGEHGGHGLTLGPDGMIYCVVGNHVQVKADKGPGTTLKTSYEGDLVPKYEDPGGHALGVKAPGGIVFRTDIEGRSVQRVAGGLRNAYDLAFHPDGGLFVHDSDMESDIGAPWYRPTLLFEVAEGAEFGWRSGWSKWPEHYLDRVPSVLETGRGSPTGATVYDHFMFPAKYQNSLFLADWSEGRILSVNLKKQGAGYTADSEVFLQGQPLNVTDLAVGPQGALYFATGGRGTAGGIYRVLWDGDVPDRVKNLGSGVAAAIRQPQLDSAYARQKIAGVQKELGSEWGELVAGVAFSDDNPPHYRTRAMNLMQLFGPLPSEELILELSHAKSEAVRSKAAEMMGLTPGQETAQRLVEMLADTDPGVCRSACEALLRSGETAPVEQLLPLLADHDRQLAFAARRLLEQTPVHQWQDLVLQSDQPRIAIMGGLALVTRSTDKAVATAVLAKMTNLMEDFLSDGDFIDLLRVTEVALHRGKIRPADVPGLRDRIAEEFPTGEPRMNREIVRLCAYLQATSIVDRAMEYLRSDAPEEDRTHVAMHLQFMDYDWTPEQRFELIRFYEEAALAQAGGSYPLYMMNVTRDFGKHLTEQEARVILEEGDKWPNAALAAIFKLPRPIDAETAEMLRDLDISISTDRHTSDVYRRLRTGVVAMLAMAGDDQSQAHLRKIWREEPERRTPVAMGLALYPDGENWDYLVRSLNILEPAAAVDVLAQLTTVEIATDDPEALRQVILLGLRAIENGASPKQSLALLEHWTGFQPPRDEKEPMRPWQDWYARSYPSKSAAELPGEDESKWDMEQLLDYLRTEQGRVGDPTKGRELFTSAQCASCHRFGGQGQSVGPDLTQTARRFTKQEVVESILYPSHVISDQYQSKRVMTLDGKVYNGLMSSSDGDQVTIRDAKNQVTTIAKRDIDQIQPSNTSTMPSGLLDTLSLSEISNLLSYLGVLPAVEVAETSDGTKQR, from the coding sequence ATGAACGGCAATCGAATCATCCGCAATCGCCTTTGCGTTCTTATCAGCTCGCTGATCCTTGCTTCTGCCAGCGGTTTGTCCGCGCAGGAAGCCGAATGGATCTGGGCTCCGGGATTCAAGCAAGATAGCATCCCCGAAGGGCGTGAATGCTACTTCCGCAAAAGTTTCAACGTTCGCGCTCAGGTCACCGGTCGCGTCACGATCGCGGCCGACGACGAATATGAGCTGTATGTCAACGGACGCTTGGTCGGATCGGGCAGCAGTGCCCGCAAGTTGGACGAATTCAACATCACGCGTTTCTTGGCAATCGGTCGCAATGTGGTTGCGGTCAAGGTCAGCAATCTGCGTGGATCGACCGCCGCGTTGGCAGCTCGCGTGCAAATTCAAGCGGCTACCGGTGGCCAATGGTTTTCGTTCTCTAGCGACGAAACGTGGGTTGTCGCCAATGCCGCGCAACCAATGTGGCAAACGGCACTGTACAACGATCGTCGTTGGTTGAAGGCGCAATCGTTTGGCCAGCTGGGCAGCACGATTCCTTGGGATCGCCAAGCCGATGTGGTCGCGGAGAAGTCGCATCACGATAGCGAACGCTTCATGATCCAGCCCGGCTTCACCGTCCAACGCGTGTTCGACAGCAAAGAGGTCGGTTCGGTGATCGCGATGGCGTTCAACGAATTTGGACATATCATTGCCTCGCAAGAAAACGGTCCGCTGCTGCTGATCTTCGACCGCGATGGGGATTCGATTCCCGAAGAGGTTCGCACCTATTGTGACAAGGTCGAAAGCTGCCAGGGTATTTTGGCGCTCAACGGCGAAGTCTTTGTTACAGGTTATGGTCCCGAAGGAGCGGGCATGTATCGCTTGAGCGATCGGGACCGCAATGGAACGCTGGAAGAGGTTCGTCTGATCGTCAAGTTCGAAGGTAGCCCCGGCGAACATGGTGGCCACGGGTTGACCTTGGGCCCCGATGGCATGATTTACTGCGTCGTTGGAAATCACGTGCAAGTCAAGGCCGACAAGGGCCCTGGCACGACGCTGAAGACCAGCTACGAAGGAGATCTGGTTCCCAAATATGAAGATCCCGGTGGACACGCATTGGGAGTCAAAGCGCCCGGCGGGATCGTCTTCCGTACCGATATTGAAGGCCGCAGCGTGCAACGTGTCGCTGGTGGCTTGCGAAACGCCTACGACCTGGCGTTCCATCCTGATGGTGGATTGTTTGTTCACGACAGCGACATGGAATCGGACATCGGGGCGCCCTGGTATCGGCCGACGCTGTTGTTTGAAGTCGCCGAAGGAGCCGAGTTTGGCTGGCGCAGCGGGTGGTCGAAATGGCCTGAACATTACCTTGACCGCGTTCCCAGCGTGCTCGAAACCGGGCGTGGTTCGCCTACCGGAGCCACGGTCTACGACCACTTCATGTTCCCCGCCAAATATCAAAACTCACTGTTCCTGGCCGATTGGTCCGAGGGACGCATTTTGTCGGTCAATTTGAAGAAGCAAGGAGCAGGTTACACCGCCGACAGCGAGGTCTTTTTGCAAGGCCAACCGTTGAACGTGACCGACCTGGCGGTCGGACCGCAGGGGGCGCTCTACTTCGCCACCGGTGGACGTGGGACTGCGGGCGGGATCTATCGCGTTTTGTGGGATGGCGACGTTCCCGATCGCGTAAAAAATCTTGGCAGCGGGGTCGCCGCGGCAATTCGCCAACCACAGTTGGATTCGGCCTACGCACGGCAGAAGATCGCCGGCGTACAAAAAGAACTCGGTTCGGAATGGGGTGAACTGGTTGCTGGGGTTGCCTTTAGCGACGACAACCCACCGCATTATCGAACCCGTGCGATGAATCTGATGCAGTTGTTTGGACCGCTGCCTAGCGAAGAATTGATCCTGGAACTGAGCCATGCGAAAAGCGAGGCAGTTCGGAGCAAAGCGGCTGAAATGATGGGATTGACCCCAGGCCAAGAAACCGCACAACGCTTGGTCGAGATGCTCGCCGATACCGATCCCGGTGTCTGCCGTTCCGCATGTGAAGCGCTGTTGCGATCAGGGGAGACGGCTCCCGTGGAACAACTGCTTCCTTTGCTCGCCGATCACGATCGCCAGCTAGCGTTTGCCGCGCGGCGATTACTGGAACAGACCCCCGTCCACCAGTGGCAAGATCTTGTGCTGCAGTCGGATCAACCGCGCATCGCCATCATGGGTGGTTTGGCGCTGGTCACCCGTTCGACCGACAAAGCGGTCGCGACCGCTGTGCTCGCCAAGATGACAAATCTGATGGAAGACTTCCTCAGCGACGGGGACTTTATCGATCTACTGCGTGTGACCGAAGTCGCGCTGCATCGTGGCAAGATCCGGCCTGCGGATGTGCCTGGCTTGCGCGATCGAATCGCCGAAGAGTTTCCAACAGGTGAACCGCGGATGAATCGCGAGATCGTCCGTCTGTGTGCCTACCTGCAAGCGACATCGATCGTCGATCGCGCGATGGAGTACCTCCGCAGCGACGCGCCCGAAGAAGACCGCACACATGTCGCGATGCATTTGCAGTTCATGGACTACGATTGGACGCCCGAACAGCGGTTCGAATTGATCCGTTTCTACGAAGAGGCGGCGTTGGCTCAAGCCGGCGGCAGTTATCCGTTGTACATGATGAATGTAACCCGCGACTTTGGGAAACATCTGACCGAACAAGAAGCCCGCGTGATCCTGGAAGAAGGGGACAAGTGGCCCAACGCGGCCTTGGCGGCAATCTTCAAATTGCCGCGTCCAATCGATGCCGAGACCGCCGAGATGCTTCGCGACCTAGACATTTCGATCAGCACCGATCGTCACACCAGCGACGTTTATCGCCGCTTGCGAACGGGCGTCGTTGCGATGTTGGCGATGGCCGGGGACGATCAGTCCCAAGCTCATCTCCGCAAGATTTGGCGTGAAGAACCCGAACGCCGAACCCCTGTCGCGATGGGATTGGCACTGTATCCCGATGGCGAAAACTGGGACTACTTAGTTCGCTCGCTGAACATCCTCGAACCCGCGGCCGCGGTGGACGTTTTGGCGCAATTGACGACCGTTGAGATCGCGACCGATGACCCGGAAGCGTTGCGGCAAGTGATCCTGTTAGGATTGCGAGCGATCGAAAATGGGGCTTCGCCGAAGCAATCGTTGGCGCTACTGGAACATTGGACCGGATTCCAACCGCCACGCGACGAAAAGGAACCGATGCGTCCGTGGCAGGACTGGTATGCCCGCAGCTATCCTAGTAAGTCAGCCGCGGAACTGCCGGGCGAAGACGAATCGAAATGGGACATGGAGCAATTGCTCGATTACTTGCGAACCGAACAGGGACGCGTTGGCGATCCCACCAAGGGACGCGAGCTGTTTACATCGGCCCAGTGTGCCAGTTGTCACCGGTTTGGTGGTCAAGGCCAAAGCGTGGGACCCGATCTAACGCAAACCGCACGTCGTTTCACCAAGCAAGAAGTGGTCGAATCGATTTTGTATCCATCGCACGTGATCAGCGACCAATACCAGTCCAAGCGAGTGATGACGCTCGATGGCAAGGTATATAACGGTCTGATGTCTTCCAGCGATGGGGATCAGGTGACGATTCGTGACGCGAAGAACCAAGTCACCACGATCGCGAAACGGGACATCGATCAGATCCAACCAAGCAACACCAGCACGATGCCCTCAGGGCTGCTCGATACGTTGTCGCTGTCGGAGATCAGCAACCTGTTGAGCTACTTGGGTGTCCTGCCCGCGGTGGAAGTCGCCGAAACCAGCGATGGGACAAAGCAGCGTTGA
- a CDS encoding DEAD/DEAH box helicase has translation MQESPIDRDQLAVEYLELLPYEPYPVQEEALLAWFSEPQGVLVAAPTGTGKTLIAEAAVYEALKTGKQMYYTTPLIALTDQKLVELQETVVRWGYPAESVGLVTGNRRVNPDAPILVVVAEILLNRLLNREAFDFADVTSVVMDEFHSFNDSQRGIVWELTLGMLPEHVRTLLLSATVGNSVEFVSWLYRSHNRRLRLVQGTERKIPLQYWWVDDQLIGEFAEKITEGPPEVRRTPSLIFCFNRDHCWLTAEQLKGKGLVDAAQKTELANILNAEDLSEGAGPKMKQILMRGVGIHHAGILPRYRRLVESLFQKKLLSVCVCTETLSAGINLPARSVVLPSLLKGPKGKKKVVEPSSAHQIFGRAGRPQFDTEGHVFALAHEDDVKILRWKEKYDQIPEDTKDPGLMKAKKQLKKKMPKRRQDEAYWNLTQFEQLQNAAPAKLASRGQMPWRLMAYLLGHSSDIQPLRDFVGRRLMNDKELKNAQTQLNRMLVVLWSAKYIELDPKPAYASADAPPKKQASDKQSGEKPEAPKPQGLFGEILQQMESEPKPETDAKPAAADDGAPDEAAIARGYDYENYKPLTATPTPTLELLVRLRSIHPLYGVYMADHMLKADTNEKLLALESVLDIPGNVARSVRVPGKDELPPGPLATEVLDPRLLKLGLATAEELGAGGDDEEEDSGPRGRKYYDEPPVRVLTLGDKLYRMFHSDVPGVHDVRVNPVWIAGEVLEYGDFNKYILAKKLQKQEGILFRHLLRLIMLIDEMAEIPPLGSTPETWEDILDDIADRLTEICRRVDPESTDEAIENATVGDDLLPPVVRRKEKG, from the coding sequence ATGCAAGAATCACCAATCGATCGCGACCAATTGGCGGTCGAATATTTGGAACTGCTCCCCTACGAACCCTATCCCGTTCAAGAGGAGGCTTTGCTGGCGTGGTTCTCCGAGCCCCAAGGGGTCCTCGTCGCCGCGCCGACCGGGACCGGCAAGACGCTGATCGCCGAGGCGGCCGTCTACGAAGCCCTGAAGACGGGCAAGCAGATGTATTATACGACGCCGCTGATCGCGCTGACCGATCAGAAGCTGGTCGAGCTGCAGGAGACGGTCGTCCGCTGGGGCTATCCCGCCGAATCGGTGGGGCTTGTCACCGGCAACCGCCGCGTCAATCCCGACGCTCCGATCCTGGTCGTCGTCGCCGAGATCCTGCTGAACCGATTACTCAACCGCGAGGCGTTCGATTTTGCCGACGTCACCTCGGTGGTGATGGATGAATTCCACAGCTTCAACGATTCGCAGCGCGGCATCGTCTGGGAATTGACCCTCGGGATGTTGCCCGAGCATGTGCGGACGCTGCTGTTGAGTGCCACCGTCGGCAACTCGGTCGAGTTCGTTTCGTGGCTGTACCGGTCGCACAACCGCCGGCTGCGCTTGGTGCAGGGGACCGAGCGAAAGATTCCGCTGCAATACTGGTGGGTCGACGATCAATTGATCGGCGAGTTTGCCGAGAAGATCACCGAGGGACCGCCCGAGGTGCGGCGGACGCCATCGCTGATCTTCTGTTTCAATCGCGATCACTGCTGGCTGACCGCCGAACAACTGAAGGGGAAGGGGCTGGTCGACGCGGCGCAAAAGACCGAACTCGCAAACATCCTCAACGCCGAAGATCTCTCCGAAGGTGCCGGCCCGAAGATGAAGCAGATCTTGATGCGAGGCGTCGGCATCCACCACGCGGGGATACTGCCGCGCTACCGTCGTTTGGTGGAGTCGCTGTTCCAGAAGAAGCTGTTGAGCGTTTGCGTCTGCACCGAAACGCTTTCGGCCGGGATCAACCTGCCCGCGCGATCGGTCGTGTTGCCGTCGCTGTTAAAAGGTCCCAAGGGGAAGAAGAAGGTTGTCGAACCGAGTTCGGCGCATCAGATCTTCGGCCGCGCCGGGCGTCCACAGTTCGATACCGAAGGGCATGTCTTCGCCTTGGCTCACGAAGACGACGTGAAGATCTTGCGTTGGAAAGAGAAGTACGATCAGATCCCCGAGGACACCAAAGATCCGGGGCTGATGAAAGCCAAGAAACAGCTGAAGAAAAAGATGCCCAAGCGGCGTCAGGACGAAGCCTATTGGAACCTCACGCAGTTCGAACAGCTGCAGAACGCAGCGCCCGCGAAACTGGCCAGCCGCGGGCAGATGCCGTGGCGTCTGATGGCGTATCTGTTAGGCCATTCGTCCGACATCCAACCGCTGCGAGATTTCGTCGGCCGGCGGTTGATGAACGACAAAGAACTCAAGAATGCTCAGACGCAGCTGAATCGGATGCTGGTCGTGTTGTGGTCGGCCAAATATATCGAACTGGATCCCAAGCCAGCCTACGCCAGCGCCGATGCGCCGCCAAAGAAACAGGCCAGCGACAAACAGTCGGGCGAAAAACCGGAGGCTCCCAAACCGCAAGGACTGTTCGGCGAGATCCTGCAGCAAATGGAATCCGAACCGAAACCGGAGACCGATGCAAAACCAGCCGCTGCCGACGACGGAGCGCCCGATGAAGCGGCGATCGCGCGAGGCTACGACTACGAGAACTACAAACCGCTGACCGCCACGCCAACGCCGACGTTGGAGCTGTTGGTCCGGTTGCGGAGCATCCATCCGCTGTACGGCGTCTACATGGCCGACCACATGCTCAAGGCCGACACCAACGAGAAGCTGTTGGCGTTGGAAAGCGTGTTGGATATCCCCGGCAACGTCGCTCGATCGGTCCGCGTGCCGGGCAAAGACGAGCTGCCGCCGGGGCCGCTGGCAACCGAAGTACTCGATCCGCGGCTGTTGAAGCTGGGACTGGCGACGGCGGAGGAGCTGGGAGCTGGCGGGGATGATGAAGAGGAGGACTCCGGTCCGCGCGGGCGGAAGTATTACGACGAACCACCGGTCCGCGTATTAACGCTCGGCGACAAGCTGTACCGGATGTTCCATTCCGACGTCCCCGGCGTGCACGACGTTCGCGTGAACCCGGTTTGGATCGCGGGAGAGGTCCTCGAATACGGCGACTTCAACAAATACATCCTCGCCAAAAAGCTGCAGAAGCAGGAGGGGATCCTGTTCCGGCACCTGTTGCGTTTGATCATGTTGATCGACGAGATGGCCGAGATCCCGCCACTTGGCAGCACGCCGGAAACCTGGGAAGACATCCTGGACGACATCGCCGATCGGCTGACCGAGATCTGCCGCCGTGTCGATCCCGAGAGCACCGACGAAGCGATCGAAAACGCCACCGTCGGCGACGACCTTCTGCCACCAGTCGTCCGACGCAAAGAGAAGGGCTAA
- a CDS encoding sialidase family protein: protein MNHLMTRLTLCLHCTLPLLLTLVCFGSVGLADESFLKAPAHVGAPLPKDHAVTNRAFQGIPSLAVAPGGRMWVNWYAGITPGEDHNNYVAVSTSGDGGATWKEVLIVDPDGSGPVRAYDPELWMAPDGRLFVFWAQAVGHGGSIAGVWCVSTDQPDSENPTWSKPQRLTDGIMMCKPTVLSSGEWVLPASTWRETDESARMIVSEDEGKTWALRGACNVPVKDRQFDEHMFVERKDGSLWMLVRTNYGIGESVSKDRGKTWPELTPSTIQHPSARFFVRRLASGNLLLVKHGPVDRRTGRSHLMAFVSSDDGASWGGGLLLDERGGVSYPDGQQTADGMIHIVYDFSRTDARQILTAHFREQDVAAGRDVSGDVRLRQVVSQASGGKEKPPVTVRANPDGVPLSKSKPGQWAGGSFAAQPFVGGVDLFTDRSYTAAELPTGLPEVSFLKVPLVGEKTVTCETAGTVWFLTPAPDRNRDSQSKRLIEQGFRVVAVPEIRLFDPKSPANFCTLYQKDCSKGETIKFGKWAVPVFYR from the coding sequence ATGAATCACCTCATGACACGCTTGACGCTTTGCTTGCATTGCACGCTCCCCCTGTTGTTGACGCTGGTCTGCTTCGGCAGCGTTGGCCTAGCCGATGAAAGTTTCCTCAAAGCTCCCGCACACGTAGGAGCTCCGTTGCCCAAGGACCACGCGGTCACCAACCGCGCGTTTCAAGGCATTCCCAGTTTGGCCGTCGCGCCGGGCGGGCGGATGTGGGTGAACTGGTATGCCGGGATCACGCCGGGCGAGGACCACAACAACTATGTCGCCGTCAGCACCTCCGGCGATGGCGGAGCGACATGGAAAGAGGTGTTGATCGTCGATCCCGATGGCAGCGGTCCGGTTCGCGCTTACGATCCCGAACTGTGGATGGCCCCGGACGGTCGGTTGTTTGTGTTCTGGGCTCAAGCGGTTGGCCACGGTGGCAGCATCGCCGGCGTTTGGTGTGTCTCGACCGATCAACCGGATTCCGAAAACCCGACCTGGAGCAAACCGCAGCGGTTGACCGACGGGATCATGATGTGCAAGCCGACGGTGCTGAGTTCGGGCGAGTGGGTGTTGCCGGCATCGACGTGGCGAGAGACCGATGAAAGTGCCCGAATGATCGTATCGGAAGACGAAGGGAAAACGTGGGCGTTGCGCGGTGCCTGCAATGTGCCGGTGAAAGACCGCCAGTTTGATGAGCACATGTTTGTCGAACGCAAAGACGGTTCGCTGTGGATGCTGGTCCGTACCAATTACGGAATCGGGGAATCGGTTTCCAAAGATCGCGGCAAGACCTGGCCCGAACTGACACCTTCGACGATCCAGCACCCGAGCGCTCGCTTTTTTGTACGTCGATTGGCGTCGGGGAATCTGTTGTTGGTAAAACACGGTCCGGTCGACCGGCGGACGGGACGATCGCATTTGATGGCGTTTGTCTCCAGCGACGATGGCGCCAGTTGGGGCGGAGGGTTGTTGTTGGATGAGCGCGGTGGCGTCTCGTATCCCGATGGCCAGCAGACCGCCGACGGGATGATCCATATCGTTTACGACTTCAGTCGCACCGATGCACGTCAGATCCTGACGGCTCATTTTCGCGAACAGGATGTCGCTGCCGGACGCGATGTCAGCGGCGACGTTCGTCTGCGGCAAGTCGTCAGCCAAGCCTCCGGTGGGAAAGAGAAACCTCCGGTGACCGTGCGAGCTAATCCCGATGGCGTGCCGTTGAGCAAAAGCAAGCCGGGACAATGGGCCGGCGGATCGTTTGCAGCCCAACCTTTTGTAGGCGGCGTCGATCTCTTCACTGATCGCAGCTATACCGCGGCGGAACTGCCAACCGGCCTGCCGGAGGTCTCGTTCCTGAAGGTGCCGCTGGTAGGAGAGAAAACGGTCACGTGTGAGACTGCGGGAACGGTTTGGTTTCTCACACCGGCCCCCGATCGCAACCGGGATTCCCAATCGAAGCGTCTGATCGAACAAGGCTTCCGAGTGGTCGCGGTTCCCGAAATCCGACTCTTCGATCCTAAATCGCCCGCCAATTTCTGCACGCTGTATCAAAAGGATTGCTCCAAAGGGGAGACGATTAAATTTGGCAAATGGGCCGTTCCGGTCTTCTATCGCTAG
- a CDS encoding tripartite tricarboxylate transporter substrate-binding protein encodes MVTEEAANRESAAGLWCKSPLKLLFSERETFRLARFFCAALVAVSCLVVGCGSDREFPSRPLTLICPWSAGGGTDRIARQVAVQLEEELGVPVNVVNATGGGGVTGHSRGALASPDGYTLTLATVELNMLHHRGLSAIGPDDYQPLGLLNRDPAALFVHKRSDWHSLADVEAALAERAEPMNASGTAAGGIWHAALIGWVAQCGLPSESVNWISINGAAPSLQELMAGGIDLVCCSIPEARAMLDAGEIRCLGLMADERSPAAPDVPTFREQGDDWSLSSWRGLLCPHGVPPERVAVLEAAVDRLSRSPKFAEFMDSGGFQTSIADASEFTEFLSRSDRQFAETLGSPAFVQSQTAVVRPYFFPICLGILGLIFVVPACRSQAAVATEPSVAEESDDSSPSRWIRPVVVILAVIAFVATCETIGYVLATAVLMWLLAIVFGATRRQTVAVTLLAAPLLYQLFARTLGVPLPWGWLGW; translated from the coding sequence ATGGTGACGGAAGAAGCCGCCAATCGTGAATCCGCTGCTGGCCTGTGGTGTAAATCCCCCTTGAAGCTTTTGTTTTCGGAACGTGAGACCTTTCGACTCGCTCGCTTTTTTTGCGCCGCGTTGGTTGCGGTTTCGTGTCTTGTTGTGGGCTGTGGCAGCGATCGCGAATTTCCTTCGCGACCGCTGACGTTGATCTGCCCTTGGTCGGCGGGAGGTGGCACCGATCGGATCGCGCGGCAGGTGGCGGTGCAGTTGGAAGAAGAGTTGGGTGTTCCGGTGAACGTCGTCAACGCAACCGGCGGTGGCGGCGTGACGGGGCATTCTCGCGGCGCGTTGGCCAGTCCCGATGGATACACGCTGACCCTGGCGACGGTCGAATTAAACATGCTGCATCATCGCGGCTTGAGCGCCATCGGCCCCGATGATTACCAACCGCTGGGATTGCTGAACCGCGATCCGGCGGCGTTGTTCGTTCACAAGCGTTCCGACTGGCACAGCTTGGCCGATGTGGAAGCCGCGTTGGCCGAGAGAGCTGAACCGATGAACGCTTCCGGCACCGCAGCGGGTGGAATTTGGCATGCAGCTCTGATTGGCTGGGTCGCCCAGTGTGGATTGCCAAGCGAATCGGTGAACTGGATTTCGATCAACGGTGCGGCCCCGTCGCTGCAAGAGCTGATGGCCGGCGGCATCGATCTGGTCTGCTGTTCGATCCCCGAAGCCCGTGCGATGCTCGATGCTGGCGAAATCCGCTGTCTCGGACTGATGGCCGACGAGCGATCCCCCGCGGCTCCCGATGTGCCGACGTTTCGCGAGCAAGGAGACGATTGGAGTCTATCCAGTTGGCGCGGCCTGTTGTGCCCGCACGGCGTGCCGCCAGAGCGGGTAGCGGTGCTGGAAGCTGCGGTCGACAGACTCTCTCGCAGTCCGAAATTCGCGGAGTTCATGGACTCTGGCGGGTTTCAGACGTCGATCGCCGACGCGTCGGAGTTTACGGAGTTCTTGAGTCGATCGGATCGACAATTTGCCGAGACGCTCGGCAGCCCCGCGTTTGTCCAATCGCAAACAGCGGTGGTCCGTCCCTATTTCTTTCCGATCTGCTTGGGGATTCTAGGGCTGATCTTTGTCGTGCCGGCTTGCCGCAGCCAAGCCGCGGTTGCAACCGAACCGTCGGTGGCGGAGGAAAGCGACGACAGTTCGCCATCGCGTTGGATTCGCCCGGTCGTTGTGATCTTGGCGGTGATCGCTTTTGTCGCGACCTGTGAAACGATTGGTTATGTGTTGGCGACCGCTGTGTTGATGTGGCTGCTTGCGATCGTCTTTGGTGCGACGCGGCGGCAGACCGTCGCAGTGACGCTGTTGGCCGCACCACTGCTGTATCAATTGTTCGCTCGGACGTTGGGCGTTCCGTTGCCCTGGGGGTGGCTGGGGTGGTAG
- a CDS encoding tripartite tricarboxylate transporter permease, whose translation MVDIGAFTEAAAQVFARGDVWLIVIAAALYGVFVGAIPGLTATMAVALFVPMAYWLDPIAAIAAIITMAACAIFAGDLPTVLLRIPGTPASAAYVDDAYAFTRRGEAQRVLRLGLVCSVIGGIFGAIAMMMLGGWLAQAAGWFSVTEYFWLFLIGLTCAVIVAEGPRSKAVLSLLLGLFFSTIGLSAAHQEPRFTLGIASLYSGISFIPAMIGLFGMSEVLLNLVDGAAPAKPRPPVESALQRSTHSLALTLQEIGDRLRRRKMSTLRSGGIGVLIGMLPGAGCDIASWVAFAASRRMQQKAPTVTGDEGEVESQRRSLDSIGDATTANNASLAGSWIPALVFGIPGDSITAIVIGVLMMKNLTPGPQIFDEQLPLVYSIYLLFILANLVLLPVGLLAIRVSGTIVQIPKAVLFPLIVAFCVTGSYALNGSLFDVLTMLAMGILGFVLVRLQMPTAPVVLGIILGGPLEERLVQSLTAANGNIAGLVQRPLSIALATLFVVLVGSMLVESFRRRDRQAT comes from the coding sequence GTGGTAGATATCGGAGCATTCACCGAAGCCGCGGCGCAAGTCTTTGCCCGCGGCGATGTCTGGTTGATCGTGATCGCTGCTGCGTTGTACGGCGTGTTTGTCGGCGCGATCCCTGGACTGACGGCAACGATGGCGGTGGCGTTGTTTGTGCCGATGGCCTATTGGTTGGATCCGATCGCGGCGATTGCGGCGATCATTACGATGGCCGCCTGTGCGATCTTCGCCGGCGATCTTCCGACGGTGCTGCTGCGGATTCCCGGCACCCCCGCGTCGGCCGCTTATGTCGACGACGCTTACGCATTTACGCGTCGCGGCGAAGCGCAACGCGTCTTGCGTTTGGGACTGGTCTGCAGCGTGATCGGCGGAATCTTTGGGGCGATCGCGATGATGATGCTTGGCGGCTGGCTCGCTCAAGCCGCGGGTTGGTTCTCCGTCACCGAGTACTTTTGGTTGTTCCTAATCGGACTGACGTGTGCGGTGATCGTCGCCGAGGGGCCTCGCAGCAAAGCGGTTTTAAGCCTGTTGCTGGGTTTGTTCTTTTCGACGATCGGGCTGAGTGCGGCGCATCAAGAACCTCGCTTCACGCTGGGGATCGCTTCGCTCTATTCCGGGATCTCCTTTATCCCTGCGATGATCGGACTGTTTGGAATGTCCGAAGTGTTGCTGAACCTTGTCGACGGTGCGGCGCCCGCCAAGCCACGTCCGCCAGTCGAGTCGGCGTTGCAACGATCCACGCATTCGCTGGCGCTCACTTTGCAAGAAATCGGCGACCGCCTGCGACGACGCAAAATGTCGACGTTACGGTCCGGAGGGATTGGCGTTCTGATTGGGATGCTTCCCGGGGCCGGATGTGACATCGCGTCGTGGGTTGCGTTTGCTGCATCGCGGCGGATGCAGCAGAAAGCTCCAACGGTCACTGGCGACGAGGGCGAAGTCGAATCGCAGCGTCGCTCGCTCGATTCGATCGGCGATGCAACGACGGCTAACAACGCTTCGCTGGCGGGCAGCTGGATCCCGGCACTCGTCTTCGGGATCCCGGGCGATTCGATTACCGCGATCGTGATCGGTGTTCTGATGATGAAGAACCTGACTCCTGGGCCTCAGATTTTCGACGAACAACTGCCGCTGGTCTATTCGATCTACCTGCTGTTCATCCTCGCCAACCTAGTCCTGCTGCCTGTCGGTTTGTTGGCGATTCGTGTCAGCGGGACGATCGTGCAGATTCCCAAAGCGGTCCTGTTTCCATTGATCGTCGCGTTTTGCGTGACCGGTTCGTATGCCCTCAACGGCAGCCTGTTCGATGTCTTAACGATGTTGGCGATGGGCATCTTGGGTTTTGTCTTGGTCCGGTTGCAAATGCCAACGGCTCCGGTCGTGTTGGGAATCATCTTGGGCGGACCGCTGGAAGAACGCTTGGTTCAATCGCTAACCGCAGCCAACGGGAACATCGCCGGTCTCGTCCAACGACCGCTCTCGATCGCCTTGGCCACCCTGTTTGTCGTTTTGGTTGGCTCGATGCTCGTCGAATCCTTCCGCCGCCGCGATCGCCAAGCGACGTAA